From Chryseobacterium salivictor, a single genomic window includes:
- the purN gene encoding phosphoribosylglycinamide formyltransferase, with protein MKNIVVLVSGGGTNLQRIIDCIKSGEIPNAKIAMVVADRECFGLDRAQNQGIPTQLIQRGKTFSAELKKILPENTDLIVLAGFLSILNKEFCESFPGKIINIHPALLPKFGGKGMWGHHVHKAVLAAEEKESGATVHYVTSGIDEGEIILQKSFEISDNETLESLSEKIHKIEYEIFPKAINKILRIPS; from the coding sequence ATGAAGAATATCGTTGTTTTGGTCTCCGGCGGAGGAACCAATTTGCAAAGAATTATAGACTGCATTAAAAGCGGAGAAATTCCGAATGCAAAGATTGCGATGGTCGTTGCAGACCGGGAATGTTTCGGTTTGGACCGGGCTCAAAATCAGGGTATTCCAACGCAGTTGATTCAGAGAGGCAAAACGTTCTCTGCGGAATTAAAAAAGATTCTTCCGGAAAACACAGATTTAATTGTGCTCGCTGGATTTTTATCCATTTTAAATAAAGAATTCTGCGAATCATTTCCGGGAAAAATCATCAACATTCATCCTGCTTTACTGCCGAAATTTGGCGGCAAAGGAATGTGGGGACATCACGTTCATAAAGCGGTTTTAGCCGCTGAGGAAAAAGAAAGTGGAGCAACGGTTCATTATGTAACTTCTGGAATTGATGAAGGTGAAATCATCCTTCAAAAATCATTTGAAATTTCAGATAACGAAACCTTAGAAAGTCTGTCGGAAAAAATTCATAAGATAGAATATGAGATTTTTCCAAAAGCGATCAATAAAATACTCAGAATTCCCAGCTAG
- the purH gene encoding bifunctional phosphoribosylaminoimidazolecarboxamide formyltransferase/IMP cyclohydrolase yields MSKKRALISVSDKSGLVDFAKFLEANNYELISTGGTFKHLKEAGLNPIQIDEVTSFPEMLDGRVKTLHPKVHGGLLAIRSNEDHMNTVTEHEIILIDMVVVNLYPFFAHANTDISLEEKVEFIDIGGPSMLRSGAKNFQSVTVITNVEDYAVIQKQIEENGNTTLETRKKLAGKVFNLTSAYDAAIAQMLLEEDYPQYLNASYQKVSDLRYGENPHQTAAYYVSTTENGAMKDFEILGGKELSFNNLRDMDLCWKVVNEFKDEMACCAVKHSTPCGVAIGTTAAETYKKTFECDPVSIFGGIIGMNFKVDFATAEELSKTFLEIVMASDFDEDAVELLKKKKNLRIIKIKNPVSDQQTWVKIDGGMLVQDNDNQFSEDIKTVTVFKPTAEQEKALLFAQRVVKYVKSNAIVVSNGVQALGIGGGQVNRIWATEHAVERAKLKFEGDLVLASDAFFPFRDVVDFCAKEGIKAIIQPGGSMRDEDSIEAANEHGIPMMFSGMRHFLH; encoded by the coding sequence ATGTCAAAAAAAAGAGCGCTTATCTCCGTTTCCGATAAATCCGGACTCGTAGATTTTGCAAAGTTTTTAGAAGCAAACAATTACGAATTGATTTCTACGGGCGGAACTTTTAAACATTTAAAAGAAGCAGGTTTAAATCCGATTCAAATTGATGAAGTCACCAGTTTTCCCGAAATGTTAGATGGCAGGGTAAAAACTTTACACCCAAAAGTTCATGGCGGATTGCTTGCCATCCGATCAAATGAGGACCATATGAACACGGTGACCGAGCATGAAATTATCCTGATCGATATGGTTGTGGTTAACCTTTATCCGTTTTTTGCCCATGCGAATACCGATATTTCTTTAGAAGAAAAAGTTGAATTCATTGATATTGGCGGGCCGTCAATGTTGCGGTCCGGCGCCAAGAATTTTCAGTCTGTTACCGTAATTACTAATGTTGAAGATTATGCTGTTATTCAAAAACAAATCGAAGAAAACGGCAATACCACTTTAGAAACAAGAAAAAAATTAGCCGGTAAAGTATTTAATCTGACTTCCGCTTATGATGCTGCAATTGCGCAAATGCTTTTAGAAGAAGACTATCCGCAGTACTTAAATGCTTCTTATCAGAAAGTTTCCGATTTAAGATATGGCGAAAATCCCCATCAGACGGCTGCATATTATGTTTCAACAACGGAAAACGGGGCGATGAAGGATTTTGAAATTTTAGGCGGCAAAGAACTGTCTTTCAATAATCTTCGCGATATGGATTTGTGCTGGAAAGTCGTCAATGAATTTAAAGATGAAATGGCCTGTTGTGCGGTGAAACATTCCACGCCATGCGGAGTTGCCATCGGAACAACGGCGGCAGAAACCTATAAGAAAACATTTGAATGCGATCCTGTTTCAATTTTCGGCGGAATTATCGGAATGAATTTTAAAGTTGATTTCGCTACGGCTGAAGAACTCAGTAAAACATTTTTAGAGATTGTGATGGCTTCGGATTTTGATGAAGATGCGGTTGAGCTTTTGAAAAAGAAAAAAAATCTGCGTATCATTAAAATTAAAAATCCGGTTTCCGACCAGCAAACCTGGGTGAAAATTGATGGTGGAATGTTGGTTCAGGATAATGACAATCAATTTTCTGAAGACATTAAAACCGTTACTGTTTTTAAACCCACAGCCGAGCAGGAAAAAGCGTTATTATTCGCACAAAGGGTTGTGAAATATGTAAAATCAAATGCGATTGTTGTGTCCAACGGCGTGCAGGCATTGGGAATCGGCGGTGGGCAGGTGAACAGAATTTGGGCAACCGAACATGCTGTAGAAAGAGCAAAACTAAAATTTGAAGGAGATTTGGTTTTGGCTTCAGATGCATTTTTCCCATTCAGAGATGTTGTTGACTTTTGTGCGAAAGAAGGCATCAAAGCAATCATTCAACCCGGGGGGAGTATGCGCGATGAAGATAGCATCGAAGCAGCAAACGAACACGGTATTCCAATGATGTTTTCCGGAATGAGACACTTTTTGCATTAA
- the purD gene encoding phosphoribosylamine--glycine ligase, with translation MKILIVGNGARESAVALKLSSDKRITKMYFAKGNATTESLGQNVYEDSIEGLRDFVIKERIDLTVVGPEAPLVAGIVDEFKKHNLKIFGPRKRTAELEGSKAFSKKFMQTHNIKTAKAKVFEAYQDAIDYVRTQKFPLVIKASGLAGGKGVVIADDLAEAETTIHQFMIERIFGDAGIQLVIEEYLRGFEASIIAFSNGDKLFPCIPVKDYKKAGSGDTGPNTGGMGSVAPSPEFTEAHQKDFNENILKPTLAGLHASNIRFKGFIFFGLMVTENGTYLLEYNMRLGDPETQVIMALMENNLYDVIMDCLEGNDIELKFSDKKAVCLVMCSGGYPRQIETGFEIRNTEKVTSQLLFAGARVKGSQILTTGGRVLSLVATGDTFEEARKKVYKDADIIHYDYEYYRDDIGKF, from the coding sequence ATGAAAATTTTAATAGTAGGAAATGGCGCCAGAGAATCTGCGGTAGCTTTAAAGCTTAGCAGCGATAAAAGGATTACGAAAATGTATTTCGCCAAAGGAAATGCAACGACAGAATCGCTGGGGCAAAATGTATATGAAGACAGCATCGAAGGGTTGCGGGATTTTGTGATTAAAGAAAGAATAGATTTAACGGTCGTAGGTCCGGAAGCTCCTTTAGTTGCAGGCATTGTAGACGAATTTAAAAAACATAATCTTAAGATTTTCGGTCCCAGAAAAAGAACTGCAGAATTGGAAGGAAGCAAAGCCTTTTCGAAAAAATTCATGCAGACTCACAACATCAAAACAGCAAAAGCGAAGGTGTTTGAAGCGTATCAGGATGCCATTGATTACGTAAGAACACAAAAGTTTCCTTTGGTCATTAAAGCCAGTGGTCTTGCCGGAGGAAAAGGAGTGGTCATTGCTGACGACCTGGCTGAAGCCGAAACGACCATTCACCAGTTTATGATCGAAAGAATTTTTGGTGATGCCGGTATTCAGTTGGTGATCGAAGAATATTTGAGAGGTTTTGAAGCTTCGATTATCGCCTTTTCAAACGGGGATAAATTGTTCCCATGTATTCCGGTAAAGGATTATAAAAAAGCCGGATCGGGTGATACAGGACCCAACACCGGTGGTATGGGAAGCGTTGCCCCAAGTCCGGAATTTACAGAAGCTCATCAGAAAGATTTTAACGAAAATATCCTGAAACCGACACTAGCAGGACTTCATGCTTCAAATATCCGTTTCAAAGGTTTCATCTTTTTCGGTTTAATGGTTACAGAAAACGGAACTTATTTGCTGGAATATAATATGAGATTGGGTGATCCGGAAACGCAGGTAATTATGGCGCTGATGGAAAACAATCTCTACGACGTAATCATGGATTGCCTGGAAGGAAATGATATCGAACTGAAATTCAGCGACAAAAAAGCAGTGTGTTTGGTAATGTGTTCCGGCGGCTATCCAAGACAAATTGAAACAGGTTTTGAAATTCGGAATACCGAGAAAGTGACGAGTCAACTTCTTTTTGCCGGAGCCAGGGTGAAAGGCAGTCAAATTCTGACGACTGGCGGACGCGTTCTAAGTCTGGTTGCAACAGGTGATACTTTCGAAGAGGCCCGTAAAAAAGTGTACAAAGATGCAGACATCATTCACTACGATTACGAATATTACAGAGACGACATCGGTAAGTTTTAA
- the guaA gene encoding glutamine-hydrolyzing GMP synthase — protein sequence MQNGIIILDFGSQYNQLIGRRIREMGVYSEVLPFNTPLAEILERKPSGIILSGGPSSVNAENASLVDKALFEQNIPVLGICYGMQLTTHLLGGKVKKGEKGEYGKAKLQIQKSNALLSGVSRFSTVWMSHFDEVETLPEGFVINGMTDVISAISNEAKKIYCVQFHPEVSHTEEGTRMMENFVFNICKSPKNWKLTNYIDTTIAEIKEKVGDQKVILGLSGGVDSSVAAVLIHKAIGDQLQCIFVDTGLLRKDEGKKVMENYGEHFNLKIKMIDASERFLSKLKGVSDPEQKRKVIGNEFVAVFDEESHKIEGAKFLAQGTIYPDVIESQSVKGPSSVIKSHHNVGGLPEEMDFELLEPLRELFKDEVRKVGEELGIPHHLVHRHPFPGPGLGIRILGEVDEDKVRILQEADDIFIGELYKDDLYDKVSQAFVVLLPVKSVGVMGDERTYEYTAVVRSANTTDFMTATWSRLPYEFLDTISNRIINEVRGINRVAYDISSKPPATIEWE from the coding sequence ATGCAAAACGGAATCATCATCCTCGATTTTGGATCACAATACAATCAACTCATCGGAAGGAGAATTCGCGAAATGGGCGTTTATTCAGAAGTCCTTCCTTTTAATACGCCTTTAGCAGAAATCTTAGAGCGGAAGCCTTCAGGAATAATTCTTTCCGGCGGACCAAGTTCAGTAAACGCTGAAAATGCCAGTCTAGTAGATAAAGCACTCTTCGAACAAAATATCCCTGTTCTTGGAATTTGCTATGGAATGCAGCTGACGACTCATTTATTGGGTGGCAAAGTGAAAAAAGGAGAGAAGGGAGAATATGGAAAAGCCAAACTTCAAATTCAAAAATCAAACGCTTTACTCTCTGGCGTAAGTCGGTTCTCTACCGTTTGGATGAGTCATTTCGACGAAGTGGAAACACTTCCGGAAGGTTTTGTAATCAACGGAATGACCGATGTGATTTCTGCAATTTCAAACGAAGCGAAGAAAATCTATTGTGTGCAATTTCACCCCGAAGTTTCTCATACCGAAGAAGGTACCAGAATGATGGAGAACTTTGTTTTCAATATTTGTAAATCACCAAAAAACTGGAAGCTGACCAATTATATCGACACAACTATTGCGGAAATTAAAGAAAAAGTCGGTGATCAAAAAGTAATTCTCGGACTTTCCGGTGGGGTAGATTCTTCTGTGGCAGCCGTTTTAATCCATAAAGCGATTGGCGATCAGTTGCAATGTATCTTCGTTGATACGGGACTTTTAAGAAAAGATGAAGGCAAAAAAGTAATGGAAAATTACGGCGAGCATTTCAATTTAAAGATTAAAATGATTGATGCTTCAGAAAGATTCCTGTCTAAATTGAAAGGCGTTTCAGATCCCGAACAAAAACGAAAAGTAATCGGTAACGAATTTGTCGCGGTTTTTGATGAAGAATCACATAAAATTGAAGGAGCGAAGTTTCTGGCCCAGGGAACGATTTATCCGGATGTCATCGAAAGCCAGAGTGTAAAAGGACCGTCTTCTGTAATTAAATCTCACCATAATGTCGGCGGGCTTCCCGAAGAAATGGATTTTGAATTGCTTGAACCTTTGCGCGAACTCTTCAAAGATGAGGTTCGTAAAGTAGGCGAGGAGCTCGGTATCCCTCATCATTTGGTTCACCGTCATCCTTTTCCAGGCCCCGGATTGGGAATCAGAATTTTAGGCGAAGTGGATGAAGATAAAGTAAGAATTCTTCAGGAAGCTGATGATATTTTTATCGGGGAATTATACAAGGATGATTTATACGATAAAGTTTCCCAGGCATTTGTAGTTTTACTTCCTGTAAAATCTGTCGGAGTAATGGGCGACGAAAGAACTTACGAATATACCGCGGTTGTTCGTTCTGCCAATACCACCGATTTTATGACCGCAACCTGGAGCAGACTTCCGTACGAATTTTTGGATACCATTTCCAATAGAATTATCAATGAAGTTCGTGGGATAAACCGCGTTGCTTACGATATTTCAAGCAAACCACCAGCGACGATCGAGTGGGAGTAA
- a CDS encoding AarF/UbiB family protein has protein sequence MFDKQQRKLRRSAKLISIFSKYGFKDILARMNLAKNNEPSVDENEIVLTNSVYERIRMALEELGPTFVKLGQTFSSREDLLPPELIVELQKLQDKVEEVDLNLEEILELEFNISPDEYFREIQKKPMATASIAQVYKAVLNDGSEVILKVKKPNVQENIQDDLLLIHDLIKVITTYSDIGARLNLKSAISTFEKSLLEEISLTNEKNNIQQFALNFKNNKETYVPKIYEEFCSNNILCMEFIDGIKITNKQELLENGIDPVKISEVGLRVFVSQILDYGFFHADAHAGNVLVKKDGKIVFIDFGAVGKIQPNDKEILEQLIVAFVSKNAAKIVKYLKKMAVSYEIPDDKAFQNDVEEVLNFVHSGSLKNIDVPKLVGRMIHTLKNNRINMPDYLYLLLKGISLIEGVGRSINPDLDIVKSLKPFTKKIIFNKISPKKLVKSGSEKLLELSENLEEIPKELRSLLQKLDENKFTITSEIKNIDKTHQLIKSSIVNLILAMILCANIIAAAILWNSESAYNIGDIPLLIILNSVLSVVLMIVIFLRLLKR, from the coding sequence ATGTTCGATAAACAGCAAAGAAAATTGAGGCGATCCGCAAAATTAATTTCTATTTTTAGCAAATATGGGTTCAAAGATATTTTAGCCAGAATGAATCTTGCGAAAAACAATGAACCTTCTGTCGATGAAAATGAAATCGTGCTGACCAATTCCGTTTATGAAAGAATAAGAATGGCTTTGGAGGAATTGGGACCTACTTTTGTGAAATTGGGTCAAACGTTTTCTAGCCGCGAAGATTTGTTGCCTCCCGAACTAATTGTAGAATTGCAGAAACTTCAGGACAAAGTCGAAGAAGTCGATCTGAATCTGGAAGAGATTTTAGAACTTGAATTCAATATTTCACCGGACGAATATTTTCGGGAAATTCAGAAAAAACCTATGGCCACGGCCTCGATTGCGCAAGTCTATAAAGCGGTTTTAAATGACGGTTCAGAAGTAATTTTAAAAGTTAAAAAGCCAAATGTTCAGGAAAATATTCAGGATGATCTATTGCTGATTCACGATTTGATAAAAGTAATTACAACCTATTCCGACATTGGAGCGAGACTCAATTTAAAGAGCGCCATTTCTACCTTCGAAAAATCTTTGTTGGAAGAAATTTCTTTAACCAATGAAAAGAATAATATCCAACAGTTTGCGCTCAATTTTAAAAATAATAAAGAAACGTATGTCCCGAAAATTTATGAGGAGTTTTGCAGTAACAATATCCTCTGCATGGAATTTATTGATGGAATAAAGATCACCAATAAACAAGAGCTTTTAGAGAATGGAATTGATCCGGTGAAAATTTCGGAAGTTGGTTTGCGCGTCTTTGTTTCCCAGATTTTAGATTACGGATTTTTTCACGCCGATGCTCATGCGGGCAATGTTTTGGTGAAGAAAGACGGTAAAATAGTTTTCATTGATTTCGGTGCCGTCGGAAAAATCCAGCCCAATGATAAAGAAATTCTGGAACAATTAATTGTGGCTTTTGTGTCGAAGAATGCCGCGAAGATTGTTAAATATTTGAAAAAAATGGCGGTGAGTTATGAGATTCCGGATGACAAAGCTTTTCAAAACGATGTGGAAGAGGTTCTCAATTTTGTACACAGCGGTTCTCTGAAAAACATTGATGTTCCGAAACTGGTCGGTAGAATGATCCATACGTTAAAGAATAACCGAATCAATATGCCGGATTATTTATACCTGCTTTTGAAAGGGATTAGTTTAATAGAAGGAGTTGGCAGAAGCATTAATCCGGATTTAGATATTGTAAAGAGCCTGAAACCTTTTACTAAAAAAATAATTTTTAATAAAATCTCACCGAAAAAACTCGTGAAATCCGGCTCTGAGAAACTCTTGGAGCTCAGTGAAAATTTAGAAGAAATCCCAAAAGAATTGCGCTCACTTCTCCAAAAGTTAGATGAAAATAAATTTACCATTACCAGCGAAATTAAAAATATTGACAAAACGCATCAACTCATAAAATCCAGTATTGTCAATCTTATTTTAGCCATGATATTGTGTGCCAATATAATTGCTGCGGCGATTCTCTGGAATTCAGAAAGTGCTTATAATATTGGAGATATCCCGCTTTTGATTATCTTGAACTCTGTACTTTCAGTTGTTCTAATGATTGTCATTTTTTTAAGATTACTAAAAAGATAG